The Equus caballus isolate H_3958 breed thoroughbred chromosome 28, TB-T2T, whole genome shotgun sequence region GACGGGGCGTGGCGTGGGGATTTGCAATTCCCGGAAGAGGCCACACTCCTCCCCTCCATGCCTTCACACGTCCTTCTCCTCGGGAAGTATCCTCTGTCTGATCCATGCCCTTCCTCCCCTCTTGTCTGCTCGACTCCTTCTCAGCCTTCAAAACTCCGTGCGGACGATCCTCCTCCAGGAATCCTGTGATCTTCCCTCCTTCGCCATAACCTGGCTTGGAATTTATCCCATGTGTTCTGAAAGCATTCTCCCTTTGACACATATCATATTGTTTTGTAatcttttatatctttctttcctttgattaTGAAGACCTTAAGAGTACAGAGTATGCCTTCTCAcagcttagaacaatgcctggttaTAAGGCTCTTAATAAACATGTGAGGGAGGAGTCAATgttggacttttaaaaatcaacaggACTACTTGCCTGATAGCTTAACACTGATAATGAGGCATAAAGAAGAAGGAGACAAAGGAATTACTAAAATTTCAGTAGCAAAGTGAATAATACCATTTAAGAATAATGTGTCATTCACTGCAGAGAATTATCTGTGGTACATACATTTTCAGATACTTCTAAGTGAAATACTTTTAGAGCTTGTTTAAAATCTGCCTTATCTAAAAGTCCATTTCCTTCCTTGTCCAATTGTTGAAGGTATTTTCCCAATCCAGTCAAAATGCGAACACCTCTGTTACGTAGCTGTTCTTTTAGCATATCTGTTTAGGAAGAAGAGAGATAGAAAGTAATTGTTCCTATGCACAAATTTATCAATTGCAAGTGGTTTTCTTGTAAGAAAATTAAAGTCAATGTAACTGATATAACATATGTGAATATACAAACAGATCATACATATGACTGAGAGACTTTGCAAAATAGAAAGCTTTTAGTAAAGGGggttatatataaaatcacaagTAAATATACCAGAACCATAGCACCACTGTGTGGTGAAAGTGTTATATCTTAAATACAGGAAAATAACAGTTCACTTTATCAGCATGAAAACAATCTAGAtgctacaaataaaattttagtttttattttgcagGTTTCCTCTTCATCCCACATCGTtaatctctttcctctttctttgctgttACCAACCAAATTACAAAATTGATGCCAGGCAAGTTACTCAAAAACCATCAgttcaaaatttctaaaatagtTTGAAATCTTCAAATTGTAACTTACATATTAAATAGCATCAAGGCTTTGGGGTGCTATCCTATACCAGTGCATTAAAGTAACCCTTTCTTACAGGAATTCATCAGAAATCATACTCAAGCCCCTAGCACTCTTTGTGTGGCTCAGCGACTTCCTTTAACACAGTTCTGCCATCTTTACTTAAGAAAATCTAGGTAGCTTTACTAAAGCAAGTATTAAATATAATCATCAGAAGAAGGAACAAATGTCACCAGATACAATAGGGACAAATTTTGTGTTGACCATGACAGAATAGAGAAAACGATTTACTAACAGTGGCATCAAGGATATTTGAGAGTTCAAACACCAATTCCAGACAACTTTTAAATCTGTTTCTAGCCTTCTTACCCCATTTCATCTTTAAATGATAAATCAGgatttatcaaaatttataaattatttgttgACTTCTGTGATTACTTGGTTAATGCCCTCCTCCCTTCTTGAATATGAGACTCAGCAAAGAAATTGTCCACTTGAGCCTAGTAAACTGTAGTGGATATAAGATTGGActctaaaaacaaaatttataaaatgtattagtGTCCAAAACctacatatatttcatttattaccTACAACAACTCTGGAAAGTTAATAAAATaggttattatccccattttagagataaagaaagaggTGCAAGAGATTTACACAAAGTCATATGTCTAGTGAATGGCAGACCCCAAACATGATACTGACTCCCGGTCCAGCGCTTTTCTCTTCCACCAGGCCACCACAATCTCTCTAGGAGATCATCTAACGCAGAAGACAAGTATTATATTACAAAAATCACTTCCATTGTATTCATTTCATGAATAAAACCCATACTATCTAGtacttttttaaattcataattcaTATAAATAGGATCATTAAAGGAGGAGaaatcctaaaaatatttttaaatatctatctatatatatataaacttataaaaagataagcaaatagaaaacataaatcaagtgccataaaactaaaaaatatctggaaaatactGTTTTTCTGCTTGCAAAGCAAGTGGCTGAAAATTAAACCTACCTGCGAACATAGCAATGACACGTACCTTGAACAGCCTTGAGCACCAGCTTATCACTGGCTTCTTGACTGGTTATGTCATCCTCACGTTCCACAGAATCAGCTCTGCAATTGCCACGTTCACAGTGAAAAAAATATACTCCATTGTGCAATCTTGAGTATGGAAACTCTAAGTTCTTCTTTGCTTTAGACTCAAAGAAACTCTCAAGCAAAGTAGGAAGGTGGTTTCGAGATTTCTCAAGTCCCGCCTTCACCTGCGGCTTTGGTGTCCAGGGGGGTTAAATATGCTAAACCAAGGCCCAGATCCTTACAGTCTTCCAAgactacatttaaaaattatattcatgtTTGTAATTATTTCAATGTTCTCTTAATTAATTAAACtacttaattataattattaaatttaaaagcagTTTTACCTTGCAaagtataaaatgtaaaaaatctattttaaaaaaacaaaaaattgcatTCATTTTGAGCAATacagtaaatgacaaagaaacatACACTCCCTCCAGCCAATATGTGGAATACGGCCTCTAATGCACATATAGTACACCAATTATTgtcattttgaattatatttagTACCAAGAAACACTCAGCAAGaataacacatatatatactCTGTGATTAAAAActcaaattcatttaaaaatattttttgattcatagcattattttttcattatgcATATTATCAGTCAATGAATACTATAAGCATGTGGGACGCGAGatgtttttttaatgcttaataaAAAAGCATCACACTAAAAACATGGGAAAAGTTCTTATAATATTCTACTATATTCCATCTGTTAAAATTTATTACTTGGTAGCATTTGGTAAAATAAGTGTTAGCACAGGCAAATTAATAAAGTACCTTTAACTAACATAATggcatattttttatctttacttGATTGTAACTGTTCCCATATATGGAGTATACTTCAGTACAAGACAGcacataaaatagacaaatatagctatggtttgtttttaaaaaatataaaccttaACTAAAGTAAAAAAGCCTTAGGGGACccgccaggtggtgcagcggttaagtgcgcacgttccacctcagcagctgggggttcgccggttcggatcctgggtgtggacatggcactgcttggcacgccatgctgtggtaggcgtcccacatataaaatggaggaagatgggcacggatgttagctcagggccagtcttcctcagcaaaaagaggaggattggcggcagatgttagctcagggctgatcttcctcaaaaaaaaaaaaagaaaagaaaagaaaaacccttgGGATAGAATCtcattttaacaataaaaatagtgTTTTTGTTTACTTTCAAAATGACAAATGCATGTTTGACTTACTTGAGAGAATCCAAAGCTATCTGATCAATATTTGTGATTCGAAGTATAAGTAATGTGTTTTCTCTTATGCTCTCTGGAAGTCTGGGATGATCAGAACTCAAAAATGTTAAGTTTCCACCCTAAAGAAATTAATAGATTAATTATTTAAGGCTAGAAAGTATATAAGAAGTAAAAGAAACTAATActaatttcaaatattcaatTTTCATTATATGTGACATGGTATACTGTTATACTGATAAAAAAGTACATTTAGAGAACATTTAGAAAGTACACAGGCCTTCAGCTAATaatatagggaaaaaaaggaactaaTTTCCCAATCAATCTCTCAATTAGAACAATCTTAGATTTAACAATTTACGTGAAAAAATAAGAACTCCAAATTTTTATAAGAATCGGAGGAAGAACGGACAAGTTATTTCAATTGAACTTATGACATCCCTAAATACAGAAACAGAGCTATCGACCCACAGAAAGATGTACTGCAAACGGACTGAACTATCATAGATTCCTCACCCTCTTTCACCTGGTCTTTTAATGACAAACATCACATAAATGTAAAACTAATTTTAACCTAATTAGAGCATCAAGGCTTTGGTGAAAAAATTCCTATCAAAAATCCTTAATCTAAActtagaaaattattattttaatttctgagtTGCTCAAATAAATATGatcaaatacaaatttaaaataagaggCTTAATTATCTCTCTTGAAAATTAAGGAAGagatttctctcccctcctttttcctggaacatttactttagaaaacctGTAACTATAAGTACTTCATCCATTCTTTGAAATGTATATAAGTTCTCTTGAAATTATCATATTAAGCAATTAAAGAGAGCATATGATATGCGTAGCAGTGTtatgtatataagtatatgtgtgtatgcatacgtGTGTGCATAAAGGTACATCTATGCAGTCTGTGCATTCACACAATATGTATATGCATGCGTATGAGTGAACATATGTGGGTGCACTTCTATGCATGAGTGTCTATGGGCACGTGTGCATATTGCTTATTATCTTAACAGCTGGCACTAAAATTTTTTTAGGGAATGTTTAGAAAAAAACCTTGAAGGGGcatatagaaatgaaaagataagttCCAGAGTAACATCTGGACGGCAGAAAAGAcccgcccctccctcccaaaAAAGAAGAAGGTCAAATATTTctgcataaagaaatggaagaatgtGGGGAGCAGCAAGAGATGGAAGGAGTcagaaaatggagaggaaggcTTTTACCATGGGAAATATTCAAGGAACATATTTTTAAGACTACGAATGTCGGATAATAGATAGTAAGTTGCTTGCATTGCTGCAAGATAAATCTCCCTCTAGATCCCTGTCAGAATGTCTACCACACACTCAAAGCATTATATATATGGCTTGTGTatggtttcctcccttccttcgttgtttctctccagcccctgcttcttctctttctttcttagaaatcataaaaaggaGCAGAGTTCCACATCTGGCTCAAGTAATATGGAACAGGGATAGCGAGAATAAATCATCAACTATACACACTAAATGACTGGAGACAGCAGCCAGAGCTAGGGGTAACATTTAATCTTGGGATAGGCATTAAACATTCTCTCTGCAGGTTGTGAAATGGGAGTTGGAGCTGATTTTCTCTAGATCTCAAGAGGCAGGCTTGAGTGACATATGTGTAGTGTATTCAATCCGAGTTTAAGATGTGAAGCTTTTCCGCACCCCCAACTCCTCACCTAACCTGTCACTACACCTTATTGATTCTACctcctgaagatttttttttatttttctaattagcaTCATAGCCATTGTCACTTGTCTAGTTCAGGTTGCCATAACCTCCTTCCTAGATTAATATAATTCACTCCAATCCGGTTCTTTGTACTAGTCTTCAATCCATTCCCCACATTGTAACCAGAGAGATCTTTCTAAATCACAAACCTGGTAATATCACCTCCCCTCATTCCATCCACCTCTCTCTTTCAATATCTCCTCAGTACATTTTACATAACTCTTTAACATAAGGCTGCTCTTGATAAGCTCTGACTTATCTCTTGCCAACCCCCACCTTGAACTAGAGTTCGGCTATACTGAACTACTTTCAGTTCTCCAAATAAGCCACGTTCTTTCATGCTTTTGCTCTTTGCTGTGTCCTCCACCTGGAAGCCCATCCTGACACCCTTCTGTCTACTTACCCCAGCGCATCTAACTCCTTCCCTACGTCAAGGTTAGATGGcactttctccaggaagcctccttTAACCCCACAAAACTGGGTCATTGACCCTCCTTTCTGGCCCCTCCTATCTGACTGTAGGCTCCACAAAAGCAGGGAATGGATTTTACTTATTCACTGTTCTATCTCCAATGCTTAGCCTAAGAGTATGTATTTGTTACCTGAATGATCACCATAGATATTGCTGCCTGTTGATCATGAGATAACATGATGTAATAACTTAAAATTAAAGAGCAATAATTGTAACATTACCTATGATTGACCCATTCAAGGGAATCCTTGGGATATACCGGATGCCTTTTAGGCCTTTAAAAGTACCGAGAGACAAGCTCTCCTGGGCTTATATTGCAGATTTGGGCAGGGAGAGTGTTACAGGGCATAAACACCATGCTTAGATTCAGACCATGGGGATCTGGACCTGAGAGGCAGAACCTCATGGGGAAACATCAACCATTAGCCATTCACACAAATGCCCCTgctcaggaaggaggagagaaaataaagtgaAGGTTAGAAACCCCGCTCCTCCAGCCCACAGGATCCCACAGCACCCAACATCCGCTACTAAAATGTTCGCACGTATGCACACAACTTACAATATAAAAATCACCAAGTTggtattgttttccttttcttcgtCCACGCTGATgactataaacatttttttgaatgAAAGGAAGCACATTTGTTCTAGAAATTAAAGGacaaaaatgtgaaattattcAGCTTCTCTCAGAAATAGTCATCTTGAGAGTTGTAACAATGCTTTATGGCATACCTATTTTTCCCAAATTGCCGATATTCATAAACTGTAAGAGACTGGTCATGAGTGAAAAAGAACCCAATCAGCTCTCTGCAAGCATCATGTCCATTTCTAGAAAAACAGAATGATAtcaaaagattttcaaattaaataatcAACCAGAATTGTGTATGTCAAAGACAGCATAAATTCCTTCAAATGTGCACCAATGAGCAAGGGTTACAGGAAGGCACAGGGAAAACATGACAGAGCTTCTTGAAGTGTCAAGTCAAGTAAGATTTGGGTGGAGAAAAAAGCTTTTTCTTACACTGATATGAATATGGATATATTACAATATGGATTACTAATTCAACATAGGCATTTAAGATAAAgcaaaagaacttaaaaaaatattgagtttctttttgaaagacattttaaaatcacttttaaagtaatttctaattaaaatgtttttcttgtaGGTTCATACTTCCTATAATTTTTGTAACATACAAACAATACACATGACCTAAAAATGTTTGTTCTAAATTCacatttttcacttaaatttaatctcactattatttctatttaaaaagagaatagcTTTTCTTAATCACAAgattaaaaagtttaataaaatcaCAATTACCTTGATATGATCCTACCATCAAATTGTACTTTATGAGAAAGCATATTTTCAGTTAATGTAGAATGGGTTCTTATCCTGTTAACAAAAACAATtgtcagtaattattttaaagttcttctaAGTAGTTCCTAAGCCTcttctccttgcctccctcccaccacagAATCTGCCTTCTTAGCTGCTTGTGGTTAGAGGTGACTAAGAGACCCAGTTCCGCCAACAAACTTCCGGGAAAGTCCTTCCTTTGTCCCGACGAGAGGGCATGAGAAGCGTTCCCGCCTGTGAATGTGGCAGGAACAGGATGCTAGGAGCCTCTGCAGGCATCAGCCAGCCAGGTCAGGCCAATAAGACCTCAAGGAAGCCAGCCCAGAGCTGGGCCAGGACTGAGCCACTGAACTGAAAGCAACAACTGCCTACTCCAGGCAGCTGGTGATACAAGAAAAATGAATCCTGGCTTTTTAAAGCTACTATCAGTTAGGTTTTCAGTTATGGGGAGCTGAAAATATTCCTTACTTTGGTAAGAATAGAGAAAAGAGTGCTGGATGAGATTCCAGTCTTGACAGAGTTTCAGCTGAGAGCCCTCAGATCAGTGATTGAATCTTTATGGCCTTCAGATAGCACTGAGCAATCTCACAAAGACTGCCAATCCTAAAACTCTGTTTAATAATATGAAGCAAAACCCAAATGCACAATCTTTGGAACCCAAACACTAATAATCTCCTTTATAGAGAGAGATCAGAAGACTCAGTGACGTATCTTTTACTCCCCTTCCTAAATAATTTTATGACATTTCTCTAAAACTGCAGGTATAATGAAACTGCAAGAAGAGTGGGTCATTGGGATCTTGAAAAGGGATACCTCTGTAAAAGCTCAGCCTCTGTGAAAGGTAAGCAGGACACAGCAAACAAGAGCCTGCAGACTAAATGAGAGCTTGTGAACACAGAGTGGAGCCACAAAAGCTTGGTCAACTTGACTCCATTTAATCCATCAGTATTAACAGGTTCATTGAGTGCCAACTAAGTGCCTAAAACAACTCTAAATGCTgagaaaataacagcaataacaacagctactatttattaaaaacttcCTAGACACTAGCTAGTGTTAAAATCACTTTAATGTGCATTGGTTCATTTAATGCTTGCGATAGGTCTATAAAGTAagtactattatcctcatttcacaaataaaCTTTACAAAGCCATACAGTTAGTacatggaagaaccagaaaaaAACCTTGCTCATAGCCATTACATCATACTGATTCTCAAAGGTGAGCAGAACTCAGTTTAACAGTGACAGCTTCAAGAGGTCTAGAGTCTTCTTGAAAAGATAAGTCAATAGGCATTTATATTATAAGTGAGAGGTTCCATGTTGGGGTTTTAGGTAACCAATATGTAGCACCAATACTTCTCTCTACCCAAGTTCTTAactaatacagaaataaaaatcaggcAGATGAAGACCAAAACATGAATTGtattatcaataaagctgttggaAACCACGGCTTAGGAATGTAACCACAATAATCTAAGTCCTTAACACTAGACTTAGACAGACTAACCCACTCATTCCCACTGGGGAGGGACCCTGTAAAACGTAATGGGTAGGGCAGAATGTGTGCTTCTTCAGGCAGCTGGCTCCCATGGAAGAGACGGGAGGAAGGGCACCACTCCACCTCCTGCTTCCAACTCCAGGGAGCAaaactctctcctcctcctctggaaaGAATGATGAGGACGTAAAACCACAAATTCAATAATTCTAATCAATACCCCACAGCATTTTTGATGGAACTAGACTAGCTCAATTGAAAATTTATATTGAAGAGGAAAGGGCCTAGGGTGCCACGACACTATGGAAGGTAAACAAGTAGCAGGCATTTACTCCAATATGAAGCAAGACTAATGAAGACAGGATGATACTGGTACAGGGATACAAGACAGGTAGAGGAGACTGAAGAAAAAGCCTGGGAACCAACCATGCATTTATAACAACTGGATATACCACTATGTGGCATTACAAGTCAAAGGGCCAGTGAGTTTgtggtaggcaaagatttcttaaagaagGTACAAAGGACactagaaataaacagaaagattGGTACACTGGTCTACATTAAAATTAGGGACTCCTATTCATCAAAAGACATGATCAAAGGAATGAAAAGGTGACCACAGAGTAGGAAAAGATATGTCCAACAAATATAACTGAAAAAGAACTTgtaactagaatatataaataagttCCAAAAATCAATATGAAATAGATAAGCCAACATATTTGAagggaaatttcatataaaaagatATCTAGATGACCAacatacatatacaaaagtaCTCAACTTCATTAGTCTCCagtgaaatgtaaattaaaattaccAACACATACCCATAAGAAGAACCGAAATGAAAAATTTAGACCATACCAAGCATTGGCAAAGACAGGGTGCTACCAGCACACTCTTAACTGCCCCTGCTGGTGTGAGTGTAAACTGCAGCAACCACTCTGGAAAATTGTttggcagtattttttttttttttgaggaagatcagccctgagctaagatctgccaccaatcctcctctttttgctgaggaagactggccctgagctaaaatccgtgctcatcttcctctactttatatatgggacgcctaccacagcatggcttgatgagcagtgccatgtccgcacccaggatccaaaccggcgaaccctgggtcaccaaagcagaatgtgtgaactgaACTACTGTGccaatgggctggcccctatttggCAGTGTTTTTTAAAGCTGAACATATGCATACAAAatggtccagcaatcccacttctaagCATGTGCTGAGCAGAAATGAGCAAACATGTTCACCAAAATGCATGCACAGAAGTTCATGGGAACACTATCCATAAATAGCCAAATATCTACCATGGAGTCCATCATCTCGGACTAAACAAATTGTGGcacattcatacaatgaaatactgtaCACAATGAGAATCAAGGACAACTACAAATAACAATATGGGTAAAATTCACACATATTATGTTGAGTGACAAAGGCCAGATACAGAATCCAACTTTTGTGATTTCATATAGATTTATAACCAGGCTGCTATAATCCAGGAGAGTAGGATAGAGAGGTTAACCCGGTAGGGCAGAGGAAGTGGGCAGTAACTGGAAGCAGCACAGGTGGGCTCCTGGGGTACTGGTAAGGTCCTATTTCTCAATCTAGGAACTTGGTACATGAGTATTGTTCAGTTCGTGAACATTCCTATGCTGTACACTTAAAGTGTGTACACTTTGTGaatgcatattttatttcaataaaagcTGACTTCAAAAAAGAGAAGTTTAGATATATGGTAGCTGAAtgatggccccccaaagatgttcatCTCCTAATCCTCAGAACATGGAAATACGTTAATTTACATGCTATGATAAAAGAGATTTTGCATATGTGATTaacttaaggatcttgagatgagaagaTTACCCAAGATTATCCACATAGGTTCAATGCAAtcagtgtctttataagaggaaaGCAGAGGGATATGTGACAACAGAAGAGGAGTGTCAGAATGATGTGCCATGAGCCCTTGCTGGCgctgaagatggaggagggggccATGAGCCAGGGAACaaaggcagcttctagaagctgagaaCAGCAAGGAAACTGATTCTCCCCTGAAGCTTCCAGAAGGAGTGCAGCCCTGTCAGCACCTTCATTTtaggcttctggcctccagaactgtaagacaataaattggtgttgttttaaaatttgcattgtttgtggtaatttgttacagcagcaataagaaattAATATGTGATAAGTTCAAATATTTAAAGGCATAGAAACAAAGGCTTTCAGAAAATAAGAATGAGACAAAAAGACAGACGTTATAAGAAAGCACCATCTAACGATTACAGCTatctgaaaacataaaatctgCCACAGGGACTGGCGGGTTTCCTCTATCTATTAAAGCTGAGGCTAGATGTCAACTGTCAGCGAAGGCGTTGGGAAATTTAAGTGGACTGCACCAGAGGACTGTCAAAGTCCATACAGACCCAAAGACTTTATAAGCTAcaaagtaaaatgcaaaaaataacaataaattttaaacaatacTAATTTTGAACATATTATATCAATGAGATTCTGCCAACATAAAAGTGCACATACAAATGTCTCAGTTACTATatgttttcacatatattatcacCTAACTGTGGCTATTATTCCTAAATGACAAATAGAAAATCTAGAGGGCAAAGTTTACCCCAATATCTtaaagtggcagaactgggatctgaactccaAAAATTCCACTTCcctttatatagaaaaaaagcaaaaagaagcagaaaaactttcagttacacacaaaagtacattttaaaaaatacatttataacaCACTACACCCTCATTTTACATAAGTAAAACCTTCTTACTTTGTTTCATGCAACGCTCTTCTCCTAAATCGAAGAGGGGCTCTCCTGGCATCTGGAAGGACGGAAGCACTTTCCTCTTTCTCAATGGTTACATTTTGCTCCGGATCACTGATCACAGCCCTACACAGGAAAATGCAAAGTCTGACGAAGGCCACAATGCACCGCTCTGGCACTCATTTATAAACAGCTGGAAAAGCTCATACACAAATGCAAATTTACGCTACTGTCAGAATTATATATTTGTCAggtagtgaatgaataaatttaataagtacAAAATACTAGCCATAAAAACGTGAATATTCCTGTCTCTTTTTCCGtaagtgttaaataaaaataaactgaaatttttGAGAGAACTCAGAGCTtcatgtctttctctctcttactgtTCTTCAAACAAACAGACACTGTGCTGGTAACTTCTGAATAAAGACATGAAGCAAAGTAAGCAAGCAGCCATACGGATTTCTGGGGGAAAAGCATCCcaagcagaggaaaaaataaatgcaaagtacCTCAGACAGGAGTGAACCTAGTATGTTTCAGAACAGGGAGAAGCCAAATGAGGGAGCAGAGTAgacaagacagagagaaataggaaaaggGGTCCAAGGTCTAATGGTGCATGGATCATGTAGGGCTTGGGTGGACTGTATTATTGACTCCAGTTTTTCAGCACTCCTGATCCACATCCTCGCCACAACATCATCATAGTTGTAGTGTACCTTCTCACCCTTTGGCTTTGAGCTTAGCCatttgacttgctttggccaattaCATACAGCTGGATGGCTCTGCTGATCTCAGTTGAACTAACTCATGTAAGTGTGGGTTGGCTGGGGATCTGCTCATCTAGGATAATCTTGGCTAAATGGCTCAGGTGCATTTGTAGAGGCATCTTCTTGAGGCCAGTGTGTTGGCCAACCTGTGTTCCGTTTCAAAGATGGCAGAAGCACAAAACGGCAAATTGAAACACACGAAGTTTCTTAAGGCCTAAGCTCAGAACTAAGACCATTGTTTTTGATCATATATAACTGGCCAAAGTAAGTAGAAAGTATATCCACTTAGCCAAGCCTAGCCTGGACGGGTGATCTGAAGATATATGAGCTATAATtaatgattgttgttttaagctactaagttttgtgGTGAAACATAACCAATACCAAAGTCTTTTAGGTTTTACTCTGATTGAAATGGGGAATTACTGGAGGGTTTGATCTtacttgcttttttgttttttttctccccaaagccccagtgcacagttgtatatcttcactgtaagtcattctagctcctctatgtgggatgccactacagaaTGGcttatgagtggtgtgtaggtccacgcccaggatctgaaccaatgaaccccaggctgccgaagcagagcacacaaacttaaccactcagccatggggctggccccttgcctGCCTTTTAATAGactcactctggctgctgggttGAGAATAGACCAATGAGGGGCAAATGCAGACACAATAAGTCCAGTTAGAAAGTGACTGAAATAATCCAGGAGACAGAACATGACAGTCTGAACAGAGACGGTGGTAGCAGAGGGAGCAAATTTATTTTGATGGCAAGAGTGTTTCCTGACAAACTAGATACAGGATTTGAGAGAAAGAGCGGGATCAAAGGCATCACCAAGATTTTAGGTCTAAATAACTTGAAGAATGGGGTTGCCATAGAGGAAAACTAAAGAGGATTtggttctggggagagggaaTGGAAACAACTTTCAGGAACTCAGACTAGAAAATGTGACGCTGGAATCTTCCATCAGGAAAGCATGAGCATATAGCCGGATTTTAAAGGTATGGTGCTGGATGAGATCACCTAGGAAGTAAATGTACAAGTCTGAGAACAAGCCCTCATGTACACTCATGTGTAAAGACTGGTGAGGGGATGAGGAAGCAGGAGAAGAGACTGAAAGgagcagaaggcagaaggaaaaccAGCCAAGTGTGGTGTACAGAGAGCCAAGCGGGAAAGAGGAAAGTGTTTCAAAGGAAGAAAGTCTTCAACTGAGACAGATGCTGATGGGTCAAGTAA contains the following coding sequences:
- the CAPS2 gene encoding calcyphosin-2 isoform X5; the encoded protein is MKEAYKQYSQRKAEKAKSNVTHQQSPRKRINDECVQGEEVIMGDLTTLDRKALLQQGYADNRYSAQRSTRKSDAEIVAAEKKKQTVAEQVMIDHLSRAVISDPEQNVTIEKEESASVLPDARRAPLRFRRRALHETKIRTHSTLTENMLSHKVQFDGRIISRNGHDACRELIGFFFTHDQSLTVYEYRQFGKNRTNVLPFIQKNVYSHQRGRRKGKQYQLGDFYIGGNLTFLSSDHPRLPESIRENTLLILRITNIDQIALDSLKADSVEREDDITSQEASDKLVLKAVQDMLKEQLRNRGVRILTGLGKYLQQLDKEGNGLLDKADFKQALKVFHLEVSENDFESSWLILNGNGNGKVDYGEFKRAVIGEMNEYRKSFVRKAFMKLDFNKTGSVSIIDIRKCYCAKEHPQVISGHSTEEEIKSSFLETLKDACSKSDEVSYGEFEDFYEGLSIGIADDEDFVNVLRIPWGI